From the genome of Dictyoglomus sp.:
GATACCTTTAGAAATGGCTTTAGTAAGAAGTCACTATATAGGAAGAACTTTTATTCAGCCCAAGCAAAAAGAAAGGGAAGAAGCAGTAAGGATGAAAATTCTCTTAATAGGAGATATTATTAAAAATAAAAGGATAATATTAGTTGATGATTCCTTGGTTAGAGGTACTACTGCGAAAAGATTAGCAGAAATGTTTAGAAGAGAGGGAGCTTTAGAAGTTCATCTCAGACTTTCATCTCCTCCTATAGTTTCTCCATGTCATTATGGGGTAGACATTCCTAGTTCAAAGGAATTAGTAAGTCATTACTATACTCCAGAAGAGATAGCAAGACTTTTAGGCTTTGATTCTGTAGCTTTTTTAAGTCTTGAAGGATTAGTAAGTATTTTACCTGATAAAGGATATTGTGGAGAATGTTTTGGAAGGAAAGTGGTGAAAAGGAAAATATGCCTAAAAGAGTTACATACAGTTTAGCTGGTGTGCATATAAGCAAAGTTGAAAAGAGCCTTTCCTGTTTAAAGCCCTACTTTGAGTCTACTTATACTTCAAATGTTATTCCCTTTTGGAATGGCTTTTCTTCAGTGTTAAGAATTGATTGGAAGAATTATAAAAATCCACTCATTCTTCTAACTACAGATGGGGTTGGAACTAAATTAAAGCTTGCTCTTAGAAAGAAAAGATATGATACCATAGGTCAAGATTTAGTAGCCATGAATATAAATGATCTTTTAACATGTGGAGCAAAACCTATCGCCTTTTTAGATTATTTTGCTACTGGAAGAATTGACGAGGAAGTTTATCAAAATATTTTAATAAGTATTTCAAAGGCATGTAAGGCAGTGGAGTGTAGTTTTGTAGGAGGAGAAACAGCGGAATTACCAGGAATATACAAAGGAAAGGACTTAGATCTTGCTGGTTTTGCGATAGGAATTGTGGAAGAAGAGGATTTATTGCCTAAGTTAAATGATATAAATGAAGATTGCAAATTGATTGGAATCTCTTCTTCAGGGTT
Proteins encoded in this window:
- the purM gene encoding phosphoribosylformylglycinamidine cyclo-ligase, with product MFWKESGEKENMPKRVTYSLAGVHISKVEKSLSCLKPYFESTYTSNVIPFWNGFSSVLRIDWKNYKNPLILLTTDGVGTKLKLALRKKRYDTIGQDLVAMNINDLLTCGAKPIAFLDYFATGRIDEEVYQNILISISKACKAVECSFVGGETAELPGIYKGKDLDLAGFAIGIVEEEDLLPKLNDINEDCKLIGISSSGLHSNGFSLLRYIMKKKKLSWKNKIGEITIEEEVLKPTKLYSPIILPLLKIFKNSIKGIAHITGGGIPGNLPRILPKGYGALIDSSSWEIPEIFLWIIKKGNLSKKEAFKVFNMGIGLILVVKDEKEIIKSLKNQGENAFLIGKVEKWEGIKII